A single Cannabis sativa cultivar Pink pepper isolate KNU-18-1 chromosome 7, ASM2916894v1, whole genome shotgun sequence DNA region contains:
- the LOC115697249 gene encoding transcription factor GTE1 isoform X2: MEPINSDVDEFKSCVDEIYTEVDKLEKTVKEVEQFYSTPATTAANKGSSSILKEKDRDKLLLNTPLHDSSQKEQIASKRMQELMRHFASIFRQITQHKWAWPFLEPVDVEGLNLLDYYEVIEKPMDFGTIKTKMEAKDGNGYKNVREIYADVRLVFKNAMKYNDEKDDVHVMAKTLLEKFEEKWLQLLPKVAEEEKKREEEEAKALLEMRITREVKYANMAKDTSTKLYEIDIQLRELKERVVQKCRRMSTEEKRKLGSALTRLSPEDISKALEIVAENNPSFQATAQEVDLDIDAQSEYTLWRLKVFVKEALKVQGNNASNNNVTNNNKDDNKKNNSKRRREICDALAKSTVKRTKKLSNL; this comes from the exons ATGGAACCCATCAATTCGGATGTGGATGAATTTAAGAGTTGTGTAGATGAAATATACACAGAGGTTGATAAG CTTGAGAAAACTGTGAAAGAGGTTGAACAGTTCTATTCAACTCCAGCTACTACTGCTGCTAATAAAGGAAGTAGCTCAATTTTGAAGGAAAAGGATAGAGACAAACTCTTGTTGAATACTCCTCTTCATGATTCATCTCAAAAGGAACAAATTGCTTCTAAGAGAATGCAAGAGCTTATGCGTCACTTTGCTTCAATTTTCCGTCAG ATTACTCAGCACAAATGGGCATGGCCCTTTTTGGAACCTGTAGATGTTGAAGGTCTGAATTTACTTGATTACTATGAG GTTATTGAGAAGCCTATGGACTTTGGTACAATTAAAACTAAAATGGAGGCTAAGGATGGTAATGGATATAAGAATGTCCGAGAGATATATGCGGATGTGAGGTTGGTTTTTAAGAATGCAATGAAATACAATGATGAAAAAGATGATGTTCATGTGATGGCTAAAACTTTGTTGGAGAAATTCGAAGAGAAATGGTTGCAGCTTTTGCCTAAAGTTGCCGAAGAG GAAAAGAAacgagaagaagaggaagccaAGGCACTATTGGAAATGAGGATTACTCGGGAGGTTAAGTATGCGAACATGGCTAAGGATACAAGTACTAAG CTTTACGAGATAGACATCCAACTGAGGGAGCTGAAAGAAAGGGTAGTGCAGAAGTGCAG GAGAATGTCCACTGAGGAGAAACGAAAACTCGGATCTGCTCTTACGCGTTTGTCTCCCGAGGATATCAGCAAGGCACTGGAGATAGTAGCTGAGAACAACCCAAGCTTCCAAGCAACTGCCCAAGAAGTAGATCTTGACATTGATGCCCAG AGTGAATACACGTTATGGAGGTTAAAAGTGTTTGTGAAGGAAGCACTCAAAGTTCAGGGAAATAATGCTAGTAACAACAATGTCACGAATAATAATAAGGACGACAACAAAAAGAATAACTCGAAACGAAGAAGAGAGATATGTGATGCGCTTGCAAAGTCTACTGTTAAAAGGACCAAAAAGCTTTCTAATTtgtga
- the LOC115697249 gene encoding transcription factor GTE1 isoform X1, whose product MEPINSDVDEFKSCVDEIYTEVDKLEKTVKEVEQFYSTPATTAANKGSSSILKEKDRDKLLLNTPLHDSSQKEQIASKRMQELMRHFASIFRQITQHKWAWPFLEPVDVEGLNLLDYYEVIEKPMDFGTIKTKMEAKDGNGYKNVREIYADVRLVFKNAMKYNDEKDDVHVMAKTLLEKFEEKWLQLLPKVAEEEKKREEEEAKALLEMRITREVKYANMAKDTSTKLYEIDIQLRELKERVVQKCRRMSTEEKRKLGSALTRLSPEDISKALEIVAENNPSFQATAQEVDLDIDAQVYNRSLKLCCRGIIHLNKVLLFHNSSSISFYLQSEYTLWRLKVFVKEALKVQGNNASNNNVTNNNKDDNKKNNSKRRREICDALAKSTVKRTKKLSNL is encoded by the exons ATGGAACCCATCAATTCGGATGTGGATGAATTTAAGAGTTGTGTAGATGAAATATACACAGAGGTTGATAAG CTTGAGAAAACTGTGAAAGAGGTTGAACAGTTCTATTCAACTCCAGCTACTACTGCTGCTAATAAAGGAAGTAGCTCAATTTTGAAGGAAAAGGATAGAGACAAACTCTTGTTGAATACTCCTCTTCATGATTCATCTCAAAAGGAACAAATTGCTTCTAAGAGAATGCAAGAGCTTATGCGTCACTTTGCTTCAATTTTCCGTCAG ATTACTCAGCACAAATGGGCATGGCCCTTTTTGGAACCTGTAGATGTTGAAGGTCTGAATTTACTTGATTACTATGAG GTTATTGAGAAGCCTATGGACTTTGGTACAATTAAAACTAAAATGGAGGCTAAGGATGGTAATGGATATAAGAATGTCCGAGAGATATATGCGGATGTGAGGTTGGTTTTTAAGAATGCAATGAAATACAATGATGAAAAAGATGATGTTCATGTGATGGCTAAAACTTTGTTGGAGAAATTCGAAGAGAAATGGTTGCAGCTTTTGCCTAAAGTTGCCGAAGAG GAAAAGAAacgagaagaagaggaagccaAGGCACTATTGGAAATGAGGATTACTCGGGAGGTTAAGTATGCGAACATGGCTAAGGATACAAGTACTAAG CTTTACGAGATAGACATCCAACTGAGGGAGCTGAAAGAAAGGGTAGTGCAGAAGTGCAG GAGAATGTCCACTGAGGAGAAACGAAAACTCGGATCTGCTCTTACGCGTTTGTCTCCCGAGGATATCAGCAAGGCACTGGAGATAGTAGCTGAGAACAACCCAAGCTTCCAAGCAACTGCCCAAGAAGTAGATCTTGACATTGATGCCCAGGTATATAATAGGTCTTTGAAATTATGTTGCAGAGGCATCATTCATCTTAATAAAGTATTACTATTTCATAACAGCTCTTCCATTTCGTTCTATTTGCAGAGTGAATACACGTTATGGAGGTTAAAAGTGTTTGTGAAGGAAGCACTCAAAGTTCAGGGAAATAATGCTAGTAACAACAATGTCACGAATAATAATAAGGACGACAACAAAAAGAATAACTCGAAACGAAGAAGAGAGATATGTGATGCGCTTGCAAAGTCTACTGTTAAAAGGACCAAAAAGCTTTCTAATTtgtga
- the LOC115697249 gene encoding transcription factor GTE1 isoform X3, whose product MQELMRHFASIFRQITQHKWAWPFLEPVDVEGLNLLDYYEVIEKPMDFGTIKTKMEAKDGNGYKNVREIYADVRLVFKNAMKYNDEKDDVHVMAKTLLEKFEEKWLQLLPKVAEEEKKREEEEAKALLEMRITREVKYANMAKDTSTKLYEIDIQLRELKERVVQKCRRMSTEEKRKLGSALTRLSPEDISKALEIVAENNPSFQATAQEVDLDIDAQSEYTLWRLKVFVKEALKVQGNNASNNNVTNNNKDDNKKNNSKRRREICDALAKSTVKRTKKLSNL is encoded by the exons ATGCAAGAGCTTATGCGTCACTTTGCTTCAATTTTCCGTCAG ATTACTCAGCACAAATGGGCATGGCCCTTTTTGGAACCTGTAGATGTTGAAGGTCTGAATTTACTTGATTACTATGAG GTTATTGAGAAGCCTATGGACTTTGGTACAATTAAAACTAAAATGGAGGCTAAGGATGGTAATGGATATAAGAATGTCCGAGAGATATATGCGGATGTGAGGTTGGTTTTTAAGAATGCAATGAAATACAATGATGAAAAAGATGATGTTCATGTGATGGCTAAAACTTTGTTGGAGAAATTCGAAGAGAAATGGTTGCAGCTTTTGCCTAAAGTTGCCGAAGAG GAAAAGAAacgagaagaagaggaagccaAGGCACTATTGGAAATGAGGATTACTCGGGAGGTTAAGTATGCGAACATGGCTAAGGATACAAGTACTAAG CTTTACGAGATAGACATCCAACTGAGGGAGCTGAAAGAAAGGGTAGTGCAGAAGTGCAG GAGAATGTCCACTGAGGAGAAACGAAAACTCGGATCTGCTCTTACGCGTTTGTCTCCCGAGGATATCAGCAAGGCACTGGAGATAGTAGCTGAGAACAACCCAAGCTTCCAAGCAACTGCCCAAGAAGTAGATCTTGACATTGATGCCCAG AGTGAATACACGTTATGGAGGTTAAAAGTGTTTGTGAAGGAAGCACTCAAAGTTCAGGGAAATAATGCTAGTAACAACAATGTCACGAATAATAATAAGGACGACAACAAAAAGAATAACTCGAAACGAAGAAGAGAGATATGTGATGCGCTTGCAAAGTCTACTGTTAAAAGGACCAAAAAGCTTTCTAATTtgtga
- the LOC115697248 gene encoding ATP phosphoribosyltransferase 2, chloroplastic, which produces MAVFSTLPKYPSSPLPSFTIFSSFRCCATTQSQVAVVNGRPDTKISDRNEIRLGLPSKGRMAADTLDLLKDCQLSVKQTNPRQYVAEIPQLSNLEVWFQRPKDIVRKLISGDLDLGIVGLDTFTEYGQGNEDLIIVHDALEYGDCRLSFAIPKYGIFENINSMEGLAQMPQWTEEKPLRVATGFTYLGPKFMKEKGVKHVTFSTADGALEAAPAMGIADAILDLVSSGTTLKENNLKEIEGGTVLESQAVLVATRRSLIQRKGLLDTTHEILERLEAHLRAVGQFTVTANMRGSSAEEVAERILSQTSLSGLQGPTISPVFGKRDGRVSADYYAIVICVPKKELYKSVQQLRAIGGSGVLISPLTYIFDEETPRWRELLSKLGL; this is translated from the exons ATGGCTGTTTTCTCAACATTACCAAAATACCCTTCTTCCCCACTACCCTCTTTCACCATCTTCTCCTCTTTTCGCTGTTGCGCCACTACCCAATCTCAAGTGGCCGTCGTCAATGGAAGACCAGACACCAAAATCTCTGACCGGAATGAGATTCGTCTTGGACTTCCTAGTAAGGGTCGAATGGCTGCTGATACTCTCGATCTTCTCAAG GATTGTCAATTGTCAGTGAAGCAAACTAATCCTCGTCAGTATGTTGCGGAAATCCCTCAG CTATCCAATTTGGAAGTGTGGTTTCAGCGCCCAAAAGACATTGTACGGAAATTGATATCTGGAGATTTAGACCTTGGCATTGTGGGTCTTGACACTTTCACTGAATATGGCCAG GGTAATGAGGATCTTATCATTGTCCATGATGCTCTTGAGTATGGTGATTGTCGTTTATCCTTTGCA ATTCCCAAATATGGGATTTTTGAGAATATAAACTCTATGGAGGGGCTTGCTCAAATGCCTCAATGGACAGAAGAGAAACCTCTTCGTGTTGCTACTGGTTTCACCTAT TTGGGTCCTAAATTCATGAAAGAAAAGGGAGTCAAGCATGTCACCTTTTCGACTGCTGACGGGGCTTTGGAGGCAGCTCCTGCG ATGGGGATAGCTGATGCTATTTTGGACCTTGTGAGTAGTGGGACAACTTTGAAAGAAAATAACTTGAAAGAAATCGAAGGTGGAACAGTATTAGAAAGCCAA GCTGTTCTTGTCGCGACCAGAAGATCATTGATACAGAGGAAAGGTTTACTTGACACAACTCATGAGATTCTCGAAAGACTGGAAGCACATCTGAGGGCTGTAGGTCAATTCACG GTAACTGCAAACATGAGAGGAAGTAGTGCAGAGGAGGTTGCCGAGAGGATCCTAAGTCAGACATCGTTGTCTGGATTGCAG GGTCCAACTATAAGTCCTGTTTTTGGTAAACGCGATGGAAGAGTTTCAGCTGACTACTATGCCATTGTCATATGTGTACCCAAAAAGGAACTCTACAAGTCTGTGCAACAATTAAGAGCG ATTGGAGGAAGTGGGGTTTTGATTTCTCCTTTAACATACATTTTCGATGAAGAAACACCAAGGTGGAGAGAGCTTCTATCAAAACTCGGCCTCTGA
- the LOC115697461 gene encoding leucine-rich repeat receptor-like serine/threonine-protein kinase BAM3 isoform X2, producing MNILLLLLNLLLLSLCCCSYSYQLSLRQQASILVSLKQSFKLSNSYLDSWNLSNTSSLCFWPGIQCDDTKKSVLSINISSSNISTTLSPLITLIPTLQNLSVSDNNFTGPFPFSKIHHLPNLKHLNISNNQFSGELNWDFSQLQNLVVLDAYNNNFNGSLPYGVVTHLPNLTYLNFGGNYFSGSIPRSYGNMGKLKFLSLAGNDLSGSIPSELGNLTSLEQLLLGYYNEFEGGIPSELGKLINLFHLDLASCGLEGSIPPELGNLVKLDTLFLQTNQLSGSVPSQLGNLRNLKSLDLSNNGLTGEISVELVSGLSELTLLNLFINKFHGEIPKAIAELPKLEILKLWQNNFTGAIPPKLGQNGTLPNGFLYLPKLSLLELQNNYLSGQLETPKKNKVLSSSKLSLLNLSNNRLSGSIPTSLIGNLFSSLQYVLLSGNRFSGEIPSEIGHLKNTLLKLDISKNKLTGQIPQTISNCALLTYLDLSQNQLTGPIPPQLSQIHILNYLNLSWNNLSQGLPKEIGSLKSLTSADFSHNNLSGPIPETGQYLFFNTTSFIGNPNLFTNNHSMSSSSDHNNNNQNNTLGSHNSSNNNNSVPPKFKLIFALGLLLCSFVFATFAIMKTRKSRRGRDKDHHHHHYPWKLTAFQKVNFGSSDILECVKENNVIGKGGAGVVYKGTLPSGEIVAVKKLGVLGSCHHDNGLAAEIQTLGKIRHRNIVRLLAFCSNRETNLLVYEYMENGSLGEVLHGKQGKFLKWETRLKIAIEAAKGLSYLHHDCSPLILHRDVKSNNILLNSDYEAHVADFGLAKFLRPDNNGNGTSECMSAIAGSYGYIAPEYAYTLKVDEKSDVYSFGVVLLELVSGRRAVDTNFGEEEGVVDIVQWAKTKINNNNNNQHDQYHNNKKKNMLSLLDQSLNPLDLEEAMHVLFVAMLCVQEQSVERPTMREVVQMLTQPK from the exons atgaacattcttcttcttcttcttaatctTCTTCTCTTGTCTCTTTGTTGTTGTTCTTATTCATACCAACTCTCTCTAAGACAACAAGCTTCAATCTTGGTATCACTAAAACAATCATTCAAACTATCCAATTCttatttggatagttggaactTATCAAACACTTCTTCACTTTGTTTCTGGCCAGGAATCCAATGTGATGACACTAAAAAATCTGTCCTTTCAATCAACATATCAAGTTCCAACATCTCAACAACTCTTTCCCCACTCATAACTCTAATCCCAACTCTTCAAAACCTCTCTGTCTCAGATAACAACTTCACAGGCCCTTTTCCCTTCTCAAAAATTCACCATCTCCCTAACCTTAAACATCTCAACATATCAAACAACCAGTTCAGTGGTGAACTCAACTGGGATTTCTCTCAATTACAAAACCTTGTTGTTTTGGATGCTTATAACAACAACTTCAATGGCTCACTTCCTTATGGAGTAGTCACTCACCTTCCAAACTTAACATACTTGAACTTTGGAGGGAACTACTTTTCAGGCTCCATTCCTAGAAGTTATGGCAACATGGGCAAGCTAAAGTTTCTATCTTTAGCTGGAAATGATCTCAGTGGCTCCATTCCCAGTGAGCTTGGGAACCTTACAAGCTTAGAACAGCTTTTGTTGGGTTACTATAATGAGTTTGAAGGTGGGATACCAAGTGAGCTTGGTAAGCTGATCAATCTCTTTCATTTGGACCTTGCTAGTTGTGGTTTGGAAGGTTCAATACCACCTGAGTTGGGGAACCTTGTAAAGTTGGATACTTTGTTTCTTCAAACCAATCAACTAAGTGGTTCTGTTCCTTCTCAGCTtggaaatttaagaaatttgaagtctTTAGATCTTTCCAACAATGGTTTGACAGGAGAGATTTCAGTTGAGTTAGTTTCAGGACTAAGTGAGCTGACCCTTTTGAACCTTTTCATCAACAAGTTTCATGGGGAGATTCCTAAAGCAATTGCTGAGTTGCCCAAGTTGGAAATTCTCAAGCTTTGGCAGAACAATTTCACTGGTGCTATCCCTCCTAAGCTTGGTCAAAATG GTACTTTACCAAATGGGTTTCTTTACTTGCCTAAGCTTTCACTATTGGAGCTACAGAACAATTATTTGAGTGGACAACTAGAGACACCCAAAAAAAACAAGGTACTTTCTTCATCAAAACTCTCACTCCTTAATCTCTCAAACAACCGTTTATCAGGTTCAATTCCCACTTCTCTAATTGGAAACTTGTTCTCAAGTTTACAATATGTGTTACTAAGTGGAAACAGATTCAGTGGTGAAATCCCATCTGAAATTGGTCACTTGAAAAACACACTCTTGAAATTAGACATTAGTAAGAACAAACTCACTGGCCAAATCCCACAAACCATATCAAATTGTGCATTGTTAACTTACTTAGATTTGAGCCAAAACCAACTCACAGGTCCAATCCCACCTCAGCTTTCTCAAATTCACATCCTTAATTACCTAAACCTCTCATGGAACAACCTAAGCCAAGGCCTTCCTAAAGAAATTGGCTCCTTAAAAAGCTTAACTTCAGCAGATTTCTCACACAACAACTTGTCTGGTCCAATCCCAGAAACTGGTCAATACCTCTTCTTTAACACAACATCATTCATAGGCAACCCAAACCTATTCACCAACAACCACTCAATGTCCTCATCATCAgatcacaacaacaacaaccaaaacAACACTTTGGGGTCTCataacagcagcaacaacaacaacagtgTTCCTCCAAAATTCAAGCTCATATTTGCTTTAGGCCTATTGCTGTGTTCCTTTGTGTTTGCCACTTTTGCAATCATGAAGACAAGAAAATCAAGAAGAGGAAGAGATAAAgatcatcaccatcatcattATCCATGGAAGCTGACAGCATTTCAGAAAGTGAACTTTGGAAGCTCAGACATCTTGGAATGTGTCAAAGAGAACAATGTGATAGGGAAAGGTGGAGCTGGTGTTGTGTACAAAGGAACATTGCCAAGTGGTGAGATTGTTGCAGTTAAGAAATTAGGAGTGTTGGGATCATGTCATCATGACAATGGATTAGCAGCTGAGATTCAGACACTTGGCAAGATCAGACACAGAAACATTGTTAGATTACTTGCTTTCTGTTCCAACAGAGAGACTAATCTTTTGGTTTATGAGTACATGGAGAATGGGAGCTTAGGTGAGGTTCTTCATGGGAAACAAGGGAAATTTCTCAAGTGGGAAACTAGACTTAAAATAGCCATTGAAGCAGCCAAAGGACTTAGTTACTTGCACCATGATTGCTCACCATTGATTCTCCATAGGGATGTCAAATCAAACAACATTTTGCTTAATTCTGATTATGAGGCACACGTGGCAGATTTTGGACTTGCCAAGTTTCTGAGACCTGACAACAATGGGAATGGAACTTCTGAGTGCATGTCTGCCATTGCTGGCTCTTATGGCTACATTGCTCCAG aatatGCTTACACATTGAAAGTGGATGAAAAGAGTGATGTGTATAGCTTTGGAGTGGTGTTGTTGGAATTGGTGAGTGGAAGAAGAGCTGTTGATACTAATTttggagaagaagaaggagttGTTGACATTGTTCAATGGGCTAAGACtaagattaataataataataataatcaacatGATCAATATCATAATAACAAGAAAAAGAACATGTTATCTTTATTGGACCAAAGTTTGAATCCATTGGATTTGGAAGAGGCTATGCATGTGTTGTTTGTGGCAATGTTGTGTGTTCAAGAACAAAGTGTAGAGCGTCCCACCATGAGAGAAGTTGTTCAAATGCTTACTCAacctaaataa
- the LOC115697461 gene encoding leucine-rich repeat receptor-like serine/threonine-protein kinase BAM3 isoform X1, with amino-acid sequence MNILLLLLNLLLLSLCCCSYSYQLSLRQQASILVSLKQSFKLSNSYLDSWNLSNTSSLCFWPGIQCDDTKKSVLSINISSSNISTTLSPLITLIPTLQNLSVSDNNFTGPFPFSKIHHLPNLKHLNISNNQFSGELNWDFSQLQNLVVLDAYNNNFNGSLPYGVVTHLPNLTYLNFGGNYFSGSIPRSYGNMGKLKFLSLAGNDLSGSIPSELGNLTSLEQLLLGYYNEFEGGIPSELGKLINLFHLDLASCGLEGSIPPELGNLVKLDTLFLQTNQLSGSVPSQLGNLRNLKSLDLSNNGLTGEISVELVSGLSELTLLNLFINKFHGEIPKAIAELPKLEILKLWQNNFTGAIPPKLGQNGKLTEVDLSTNKLTGTVPKSLCFGRKLKILILLNNFLFGPLPNDLGQCETLVRVRMGQNYLTGTLPNGFLYLPKLSLLELQNNYLSGQLETPKKNKVLSSSKLSLLNLSNNRLSGSIPTSLIGNLFSSLQYVLLSGNRFSGEIPSEIGHLKNTLLKLDISKNKLTGQIPQTISNCALLTYLDLSQNQLTGPIPPQLSQIHILNYLNLSWNNLSQGLPKEIGSLKSLTSADFSHNNLSGPIPETGQYLFFNTTSFIGNPNLFTNNHSMSSSSDHNNNNQNNTLGSHNSSNNNNSVPPKFKLIFALGLLLCSFVFATFAIMKTRKSRRGRDKDHHHHHYPWKLTAFQKVNFGSSDILECVKENNVIGKGGAGVVYKGTLPSGEIVAVKKLGVLGSCHHDNGLAAEIQTLGKIRHRNIVRLLAFCSNRETNLLVYEYMENGSLGEVLHGKQGKFLKWETRLKIAIEAAKGLSYLHHDCSPLILHRDVKSNNILLNSDYEAHVADFGLAKFLRPDNNGNGTSECMSAIAGSYGYIAPEYAYTLKVDEKSDVYSFGVVLLELVSGRRAVDTNFGEEEGVVDIVQWAKTKINNNNNNQHDQYHNNKKKNMLSLLDQSLNPLDLEEAMHVLFVAMLCVQEQSVERPTMREVVQMLTQPK; translated from the exons atgaacattcttcttcttcttcttaatctTCTTCTCTTGTCTCTTTGTTGTTGTTCTTATTCATACCAACTCTCTCTAAGACAACAAGCTTCAATCTTGGTATCACTAAAACAATCATTCAAACTATCCAATTCttatttggatagttggaactTATCAAACACTTCTTCACTTTGTTTCTGGCCAGGAATCCAATGTGATGACACTAAAAAATCTGTCCTTTCAATCAACATATCAAGTTCCAACATCTCAACAACTCTTTCCCCACTCATAACTCTAATCCCAACTCTTCAAAACCTCTCTGTCTCAGATAACAACTTCACAGGCCCTTTTCCCTTCTCAAAAATTCACCATCTCCCTAACCTTAAACATCTCAACATATCAAACAACCAGTTCAGTGGTGAACTCAACTGGGATTTCTCTCAATTACAAAACCTTGTTGTTTTGGATGCTTATAACAACAACTTCAATGGCTCACTTCCTTATGGAGTAGTCACTCACCTTCCAAACTTAACATACTTGAACTTTGGAGGGAACTACTTTTCAGGCTCCATTCCTAGAAGTTATGGCAACATGGGCAAGCTAAAGTTTCTATCTTTAGCTGGAAATGATCTCAGTGGCTCCATTCCCAGTGAGCTTGGGAACCTTACAAGCTTAGAACAGCTTTTGTTGGGTTACTATAATGAGTTTGAAGGTGGGATACCAAGTGAGCTTGGTAAGCTGATCAATCTCTTTCATTTGGACCTTGCTAGTTGTGGTTTGGAAGGTTCAATACCACCTGAGTTGGGGAACCTTGTAAAGTTGGATACTTTGTTTCTTCAAACCAATCAACTAAGTGGTTCTGTTCCTTCTCAGCTtggaaatttaagaaatttgaagtctTTAGATCTTTCCAACAATGGTTTGACAGGAGAGATTTCAGTTGAGTTAGTTTCAGGACTAAGTGAGCTGACCCTTTTGAACCTTTTCATCAACAAGTTTCATGGGGAGATTCCTAAAGCAATTGCTGAGTTGCCCAAGTTGGAAATTCTCAAGCTTTGGCAGAACAATTTCACTGGTGCTATCCCTCCTAAGCTTGGTCAAAATGGTAAGTTGACTGAGGTTGACTTATCAACCAACAAACTCACTGGTACTGTTCCTAAGTCTTTGTGTTTTGGAAGAAAgcttaagattttgattttgCTCAACAACTTCTTGTTTGGTCCTTTGCCTAATGATCTTGGTCAATGTGAGACTTTAGTGAGAGTAAGAATGGGACAGAATTATTTGACAGGTACTTTACCAAATGGGTTTCTTTACTTGCCTAAGCTTTCACTATTGGAGCTACAGAACAATTATTTGAGTGGACAACTAGAGACACCCAAAAAAAACAAGGTACTTTCTTCATCAAAACTCTCACTCCTTAATCTCTCAAACAACCGTTTATCAGGTTCAATTCCCACTTCTCTAATTGGAAACTTGTTCTCAAGTTTACAATATGTGTTACTAAGTGGAAACAGATTCAGTGGTGAAATCCCATCTGAAATTGGTCACTTGAAAAACACACTCTTGAAATTAGACATTAGTAAGAACAAACTCACTGGCCAAATCCCACAAACCATATCAAATTGTGCATTGTTAACTTACTTAGATTTGAGCCAAAACCAACTCACAGGTCCAATCCCACCTCAGCTTTCTCAAATTCACATCCTTAATTACCTAAACCTCTCATGGAACAACCTAAGCCAAGGCCTTCCTAAAGAAATTGGCTCCTTAAAAAGCTTAACTTCAGCAGATTTCTCACACAACAACTTGTCTGGTCCAATCCCAGAAACTGGTCAATACCTCTTCTTTAACACAACATCATTCATAGGCAACCCAAACCTATTCACCAACAACCACTCAATGTCCTCATCATCAgatcacaacaacaacaaccaaaacAACACTTTGGGGTCTCataacagcagcaacaacaacaacagtgTTCCTCCAAAATTCAAGCTCATATTTGCTTTAGGCCTATTGCTGTGTTCCTTTGTGTTTGCCACTTTTGCAATCATGAAGACAAGAAAATCAAGAAGAGGAAGAGATAAAgatcatcaccatcatcattATCCATGGAAGCTGACAGCATTTCAGAAAGTGAACTTTGGAAGCTCAGACATCTTGGAATGTGTCAAAGAGAACAATGTGATAGGGAAAGGTGGAGCTGGTGTTGTGTACAAAGGAACATTGCCAAGTGGTGAGATTGTTGCAGTTAAGAAATTAGGAGTGTTGGGATCATGTCATCATGACAATGGATTAGCAGCTGAGATTCAGACACTTGGCAAGATCAGACACAGAAACATTGTTAGATTACTTGCTTTCTGTTCCAACAGAGAGACTAATCTTTTGGTTTATGAGTACATGGAGAATGGGAGCTTAGGTGAGGTTCTTCATGGGAAACAAGGGAAATTTCTCAAGTGGGAAACTAGACTTAAAATAGCCATTGAAGCAGCCAAAGGACTTAGTTACTTGCACCATGATTGCTCACCATTGATTCTCCATAGGGATGTCAAATCAAACAACATTTTGCTTAATTCTGATTATGAGGCACACGTGGCAGATTTTGGACTTGCCAAGTTTCTGAGACCTGACAACAATGGGAATGGAACTTCTGAGTGCATGTCTGCCATTGCTGGCTCTTATGGCTACATTGCTCCAG aatatGCTTACACATTGAAAGTGGATGAAAAGAGTGATGTGTATAGCTTTGGAGTGGTGTTGTTGGAATTGGTGAGTGGAAGAAGAGCTGTTGATACTAATTttggagaagaagaaggagttGTTGACATTGTTCAATGGGCTAAGACtaagattaataataataataataatcaacatGATCAATATCATAATAACAAGAAAAAGAACATGTTATCTTTATTGGACCAAAGTTTGAATCCATTGGATTTGGAAGAGGCTATGCATGTGTTGTTTGTGGCAATGTTGTGTGTTCAAGAACAAAGTGTAGAGCGTCCCACCATGAGAGAAGTTGTTCAAATGCTTACTCAacctaaataa